The following proteins are encoded in a genomic region of Periophthalmus magnuspinnatus isolate fPerMag1 chromosome 21, fPerMag1.2.pri, whole genome shotgun sequence:
- the parp4 gene encoding protein mono-ADP-ribosyltransferase PARP4, with protein sequence MSVFQHCSVLFELKGLPFKDKKKIKLAVTDNGGNMAFVASKQCSLVVASGVSSLSPSRVRNIVKYQIPVVGVEYVHRCLEANCRLPVEDFKLGISLPVKNKGNWSQSKDTAPNSQAIPLQPVSQRVKSPMGRTSVVQYKHREYTEMDHGLPKFPKNFQVAKYSVFQKPNSQCWCLLELQSAKRKTGRQYRVVKYWKEDIQSKGVAVRDHMAFLSKSEEAVAMFQDLTDSMKTDGLKQQRDVPPQVSEIGSAPLQQLLLEEKLNMGALSPEVGLFVELLWQEALGCINLTLITPVHKISLNDVTRAEGLLLQVQRKITDHKMEEALSLWSEYYTLLPTRFPVSPNMSEVSKQFDLCQLIRDILNVSEMTLGSAIPSSVGKYRALRCGIEAVPPDSLEFEAVTSLLQTSKIQVHQIYQVIRAPELQNFKSELGNIQPLLHSSSPHNFVGILSRGLLMPHVAVDQHGIQRTDAGNLGSGIYFTDNIKTTLKYSQCSSTDGSRLMLVCDVALGWCKDLLEKDLTLTQAPEDYDSVHGVQNKPGVQSEFTDDEYVVYSADQVKLKYVVRFSMEGDELKNFTPEIDVSEEPSLLSPEQGPGTVEDGIGDIKNPLENVTAGLLNSSGQQIPLQAVHVKCKLMDLLAQVIIFQKYTNQSAVPIEAKYVFPLDDSAAVSGFEAFINGKHVVGQVKEKETARRQYKQAIEKGHGAYLMDQDAPDVFTISVGNLPPGATVLIKVTFVSELIVKDGSVFFSLPSSVAPWQETAALNQTTQVTLEKVCVTDEGANAREFNLDMSVEMPHEITEVKCTTHKVKMKKTDCKAVVSVLPGEVMGPEGFQLLVTLTEVHVPRMWVEKHPSKDSQACMLVFYPRFEAPSCRTSDEVVLLLDASQSMKGESLNTARMLALQILNNLDQNVQLNVIFFGTDHTEAFLSARPVVEARQEAKKFIKHFSSVGGSTELWRPLRALSLLPPSSGTRNLLLLSDGHIQSPELTLRLIRENSTHSRLFTCGLSPTANRHMLRALAQAGGGAYEFFDTKSKHTWLEKVTSQIKRMLAPGARSVSVKWQQFNPTAPPLVQAPKHLHALFNDCHTLVFGFVPHCTQATLLGNLGGEEIKTMVSTSELQKTKGTFLHKLTARAIIRDFEDGSLDSDAVLHEEKKAELKSFVIELSKEFSILSQFTSFVAIEERDSEEERGFTDIPKLIAEEDVDFLPYMCWAEEESTLEMEADDYLDYEEDCSYRSDSESLLDTILGEQEVQEEEEVEDDYKEVEVEGGLFSFCSPTKKKEEKEGDEIKEDVGGFTISGLWRQKSISTMPPPPASHSALLRQGQMSRLSDSADQKTQTPAPPHTSDSFPDRSTVNLHFAPKSRLTCVQQSAPPPPPALVEDSVQGAPVEFPLVSYSLKSIEPMLKKHGRAIRSCLDSGHQPPHLSLSESSENSHTFTSVEGLAPGFSSRRLSQRLCRPSGTGINLDNEVLSLDFDQQPPPPPPPAQVQKNTIAPGAPPPAPPHTSHPFGSVLAPWSFGSSLAFGQQSAPPPPPALDEDSFEFVPVACQAVRYSFKSSEPRAEKVDKGVLRRSLDFGQQPPPPPPPAQVQKPTIAPGAPPPAPLPRYSIQDQSVVWLAGPYESSQTFTSVEDSVKGDTQTLPVTRRVRTAALLGASLGREAEALKQPIPYTASARMSKWQIIFSLQHPEGYWELTKQLGRLLNCNIFHFASDFLKRKGIASLGLKAHMDILKLLATLLVLQLMRLENIKEGQMLRTLFCLEDSMCRPDHWEAVNKAVKWVRWADRQYPCIYSRLEFGLSWDSSTKQLLGAERIHHCSPLIGLNLNPSPYEGPIMQN encoded by the exons ATGTCTGTGTTCCAGCACTGCTCCGTGCTCTTTGAGCTCAAGGGTTTGCCTTTCAAAGACAAGAAGAAGATCAAGCTCGCAGTGACTGATAATGGAGGGAATATGGCGTTTGTGGCCAGTAAACAG TGCTCTCTGGTAGTGGCCAGTGGTGTGTCCAGTCTAAGTCCCAGCAGAGTTCGTAACATTGTGAAGTACCAGATCCCTGTGGTTGGAGTGGAGTATGTGCACCGCTGCCTGGAGGCGAACTGTCGACTGCCAGTGGAGGATTTCAAGTTGGGCATTTCACttcctgttaaaaataaag gCAACTGGTCTCAGAGTAAAGATACTGCACCCAATTCCCAGGCCATACCTCTGCAGCCTGTATCGCAGAGAGTGAAGTCTCCCATGGGCAGAACAAGTGTCGTACAGTACAAACATAG AGAATACACTGAAATGGACCATGGTCTGCCCAAATTTCCTAAGAATTTTCAAGTGGCCAAATACTCAGTCTTTCAAAAG CCTAACAGTCAGTGTTGGTGTTTGCTGGAGCTGCAGAGTGCTAAAAGAAAGACAGGGAGGCAGTATCGTGTTGTCAAGTACTGGAAGGAGGACATTCAATCCAAG gGAGTGGCTGTGAGGGACCATATGGCGTTTCTGTCCAAGTCAGAAGAGGCAGTAGCGATGTTCCAGGACCTCACAGACTCCATGAAGACTGATGGTCTGAAGCAACAGAGAGATGTTCCTCCTCAAGTCTCTGAGATTGGATCTGCTCCACTACAGCAG CTGCTACTGGAGGAGAAGCTGAACATGGGGGCACTGTCTCCAGAGGTGGGGCTGTTTGTGGAGCTGCTGTGGCAGGAGGCTCTGGGCTGCATCAATCTGACGCTCATCACTCCAGTTCACAAGATCAGTCTGAATGAT GTGACCAGGGCAGAAGGACTCTTACTGCAGGTTCAAAGAAAAATAACTGATCATAAAATGGAGGAAGCGCTCTCCCTCTGGTCTGAATACTATACTCTTCTCCCCACACGATTTCCCGTCAGTCCAAACATGTCTGAGGTCTCTAAGCAGTTTGACCTTTGCCAG ttaattagagacatttTGAACGTCAGTGAAATGACATTAGGAAGTGCAATACCGTCAAGCGTAGGTAAATACCGGGCGCTGAGATGTGGTATTGAAGCAGTTCCCCCTGATAGCTTAGAGTTTGAAGCTGTGACTTCTCTGCTTCAAACCAG TAAAATACAAGTTCATCAGATTTATCAAGTGATCAGAGCACCGGAGCTCCAAAATTTTAAGAGTGAACTTGGAAACATCCAACCTCTGCTGCATTCATCCAGTCCTCACAACTTTGTAGGAATCCTTTCTCG TGGCCTCCTTATGCCTCATGTTGCCGTGGACCAGCATGGCATACAAAGAACTGATGCTGGTAACCTTGGCAGTGGTATCTATTTCACTGACAATATAAA AACTACTCTGAAATATTCCCAGTGCAGTTCTACAGACGGATCCCGGTTGATGTTGGTTTGTGACGTAGCGTTGGGGTGGTGCAAGGACCTCCTCGAGAAAGATCTAACTCTGACCCAGGCTCCCGAGGATTATGACAGTGTGCACGGGGTCCAAAACAAACCTGGTGTTCAGTCCGAATTCACG gATGATGAATACGTGGTGTACAGTGCTGATCAGGTGAAACTTAAGTATGTGGTGAGGTTCAGCATGGAGGGTGATGAGCTGAAAAACTTTACTCCAGAGATTGATGTATCAGAGGAACCAAGTCTGCTCTCTCCTGAACAAG GGCCAGGCACAGTTGAGGATGGCATCGGTGACATAAAAAATCCATTAGAAAATGTCACTGCTGGACTTCTGAATAGTTCTGGACAACAGATACCACTGCAGGCTGTTCATGTCAAATGTAAACTTATGGACCTGCTGGCTCAG GTCATCATCTTTCAGAAATACACTAATCAGAGCGCCGTGCCTATAGAGGCCAAGTATGTTTTTCCACTGGATGACTCAGCGGCAGTATCTGGATTTGAAGCATTCATTAATGGCAAACATGTAGTGGGACAA GTGAAAGAGAAGGAAACTGCTCGAAGACAATACAAGCAGGCCATTGAGAAAGGCCATGGAGCCTACCTAATGGACCAGGATGCCCCT GACGTGTTTACCATAAGTGTGGGCAATCTCCCTCCTGGTGCCACTGTCCTGATTAAAGTGACCTTTGTGTCTGAGCTCATTGTTAAAGATGGGAGTGTCTTCTTCTCACTGCCCAGCAGTGTTGCTCCATGGCAGGAGACTGCAGCACTCAACCAGACCACCCAG GTGACATTAGAAAAAGTCTGTGTCACTGATGAAGGAGCTAATGCAAG AGAATTCAATCTTGACATGTCAGTCGAAATGCCTCATgaaattactgaagtaaaatgtACCACTCATAAAGTCAAAATGAAG AAAACTGACTGTAAGGCGGTGGTGAGTGTGCTGCCTGGAGAAGTTATGGGACCAGAAGGTTTTCAGCTCCTGGTCACTCTGACTGAGGTCCATGTGCCGAGGATGTGGGTCGAGAAACATCCCAGCAAAGACAGCCAG gcTTGCATGCTGGTTTTCTACCCAAGATTTGAGGCCCCCTCCTGTAGAACCTCAGATGAAGTTGTGCTATTGTTGGATGCATCTCAGTCTATGAAGGGAGAGTCCTTGAACACAGCACGAATGCTTGCTCTGCAGATCCTAAACAATCTTGACCAAAATGTCCAACTTAATGTCATTTTCTTTGGCACGG ATCACACAGAGGCTTTTCTGTCTGCCAGACCAGTTGTTGAAGCTCGCCAGGAAGCAAAAAAATTCATTAAG CACTTCTCGTCAGTGGGGGGCAGCACTGAGCTGTGGAGGCCCTTGCGTGCCCTGAGTCTGCTGCCTCCCTCCAGTGGCACAAGGAACCTGCTTCTGCTGTCCGACGGTCACATCCAAAGCCCGGAGCTCACACTGCGGCTGATCCGGGAGAATAGCACGCACAGTCGGCTCTTCACCTGTGGACTGAG CCCAACAGCCAACCGGCACATGCTGAGGGCTCTGGCTCAGGCCGGAGGTGGAGCCTATGAATTCTTCGACACCAAATCCAAACATACCTGGTTAGAGAAA GTGACATCTCAGATCAAGCGTATGCTGGCACCAGGGGCACGGTCTGTGTCAGTGAAGTGGCAGCAGTTTAACCCAACAGCTCCCCCTCTTGTTCAAGCACCAAAACACCTCCATGCCCTGTTTAATGACTGTCACACTCTTGTCTTTGGCTTTGTGCCACACTGCACTCAG gcCACACTTCTTGGTAACCTTGGTGGAGAGGAGATTAAAACTATGGTGTCCACAAGTGAGCTGCAGAAGACCAAGGGCACA TTTCTTCACAAACTTACTGCAAGAGCCATTATTAGGGATTTTGAAGATGGCAGCCTCGACTCTGATGCAGTTCTTCATGag GAAAAGAAAGCTGAGCTCAAGTCATTTGTCATTGAGCTGAGCAAAGAGTTCTCCATCCTCTCTCAATTCACCAGCTTTGTGGCCATAGAGGAAAGG GActcagaagaagagagaggttTCACAGACATCCCCAAACTAATTGCTGAGGAAGATGTGGACTTCTTGCCGTACATGTGCTGGGCTGAGGAAGAATCCACTTTG gAAATGGAAGCTGACGATTATCTG GATTACGAAGAAGACTGTTCTTATCGTTCTGATTCAGAG TCTCTTTTGGACACAATTTTAGGTGAGCAGGAAGttcaggaagaagaggaagtagAAGATGATTAtaaagaagtagaagtagaaggtggacttttttctttctgttcccctacaaaaaaaaaagaagaaaaagaaggagatGAAATTAAAGAAGACGTTGGAGGTTTCACAATCAGTGGTTTGTGGAGACAAAAATCAATTTCTACTATGCCCCCTCCACCTGCCAGTCACTCTGCTCTACTGAGACAGGGGCAAATGTCTAGATTGAGTGACTCTGCTGACCAAAAGACACAGACTCCGGCACCTCCTCATACCAGTGACTCTTTCCCAGACAGATCAACAGTGAATCTACACTTTGCCCCTAAGAGCAGGCTTACTTGTGTTCAGCAGTCAgccccaccacctccacctgccTTAGTCGAAGATTCAGTTCAAGGAGCCCCTGTGGAATTTCCTCTTGTCAGTTACTCATTGAAATCGATTGAGCCAATGCTTAAAAAACATGGCAGAGCAATTAGGAGCTGCTTGGATAGTGGTCATCAGCCACCCCATCTGAGTCTGTCTGAGTCTTCTGAGAACAGCCATACTTTTACCTCAGTTGAAGGTTTAGCTCCTGGTTTCTCGAGCCGACGACTTAGCCAACGACTTTGCCGACCATCTGGGACGGGTATAAATCTTGACAATGAGGTTTTAAGCTTGGATTTTGATCAGCAGCCAcccccaccacctcccccagcccAAGTCCAAAAAAACACCATTGCCCCTGGAGCACCCCCTCCGGCACCTCCTCATACCAGTCACCCATTCGGATCAGTTCTTGCCCCTTGGTCTTTTGGGAGCAGCCTTGCTTTTGGTCAACAGTCAGCCCCACCACCTCCCCCTGCCTTAGACGAAGATTCATTTGAATTTGTCCCTGTGGCATGTCAGGCTGTCAGGTACTCATTTAAATCATCTGAGCCAAGGGCTGAAAAAGTAGACAAAGGGGTTTTAAGGAGAAGCTTGGATTTTGGTCAGCAGCCAcccccaccacctcccccagcccAAGTCCAAAAACCCACCATTGCCCCAGGAGCACCCCCTCCGGCACCTCTTCCCAGGTACTCAATTCAAGACCAGTCAGTTGTCTGGCTGGCTGGGCCTTATGAGAGCAGCCAGACTTTTACCTCAGTCGAAGATTCAGTCAAAGGAGATACTCAGACACTTCCTGTTACGAGGAGGGTTCGGACGGCAGCTCTTCTTGGTGCCTCACTTGGAAGGGAAGCCGAGGCATTGAAGCAACCAATACCTTACACTGCCAGCGCTCGTATGTCAAAATGGCAAATAATATTCAGTTTGCAGCACCCG GAAGGTTACTGGGAACTAACAAAGCAACTCGGCAGACTACTGAACTGCAACATTTTCCACTTTGCCAGTGATTTCCTTAAAAGAAAGGGCATTGCCTCATTGG GTTTGAAGGCCCACATGGACATCCTGAAATTACTGGCGACTCTGCTGGTTTTGCAACTGATGAGGCTGGAAAACATTAAAGAAGGACAGATGCTGCGTACTCTCTTCTGCCTGGAGGACAGCATGTGCAG ACCTGACCATTGGGAGGCAGTAAACAAAGCGGTGAAGTGGGTTCGTTGGGCTGATCGACAGTACCCCTGCATCTACAGCCGCCTGGAGTTCGGTCTGAGCTGGGACTCCTCCACAAAACAGCTACTTGGGGCAGAAAGGATCCATCACTGTTCCCCTCTGATAGGGCTTAACCTGAACCCCTCACCATACGAAGGTCCTATAATGCAAAATTAG